Part of the Aureitalea marina genome, ATTTTCATTTTGATGCAGGCCGCAGATAAAACGAAGTTCATATTTCCGCTAGGTGCCGATCCCGGGTTCATATCCGTGGCCAAAGCTAAGGGGATGTTTCGCTGGATCAGTTCACGAGCCGGGGTATAGGGTATGCCTAAAAAGTAAGAGCATCCGGGTAATGCCACCGCAAGGGTCTCACCACTTTGCAGGGCTTCATAATCTTCCTCCTTCATTACCTCCAGGTGATCTACCGTCAATGCCTTGTGACGAACCGCAGCAGGAATCCCGCCAATGGAGTTGAATTGATTGAGGTGTACCTTGGCGGCCAGCCCAAATTGTTGACCAGCCTGTATGATGCTTTCCATTTGGGCTACATTGAAATATCCTTCTTCACAGAAAATATCGATAAAATCGGCCAGCTCTTCTTTTGCCACAGCCGGTAAAATCTCCTTTATGATATGATCGATATAGGCATCTCCATTCTTGTTGAATTCTTTTGGGATGGCGTGAGCTCCTAAAAAGGTGGTCTTGATATCAATTGGATGATTTTCCTCCAACTGACGGGCCACTTTCAGCATTTTCATTTCAGATTCCTCAGTAAGCCCATAGCCACTTTTTATCTCCATGGCACCAGTGCCCAAGGCCATCACTTCTTTGAGCCGTTGCTCAGATTGCTGATAAAGATCTTTTTCCGAAGTCCTTTGCAACAACTCTGCGCTATTCAGGATTCCTCCACCCTTCGCGGCAATCTCTT contains:
- the hutI gene encoding imidazolonepropionase; amino-acid sequence: MKILLSNIRQLLQVRDEVKQPLRGSQMVELPILEEAWLLLDGDLIADYGSMRLNTLPEADQIVDCTGKFVLPTWCDSHSHLVYAGNREGEFIDRLNGLSYQEIAAKGGGILNSAELLQRTSEKDLYQQSEQRLKEVMALGTGAMEIKSGYGLTEESEMKMLKVARQLEENHPIDIKTTFLGAHAIPKEFNKNGDAYIDHIIKEILPAVAKEELADFIDIFCEEGYFNVAQMESIIQAGQQFGLAAKVHLNQFNSIGGIPAAVRHKALTVDHLEVMKEEDYEALQSGETLAVALPGCSYFLGIPYTPARELIQRNIPLALATDMNPGSAPSGNMNFVLSAACIKMKMTPEEAINASTINGAFAMGLENTHGSITRGKKASVIITKQIPSYGYLPYSFGSDLIHQVLIAGKEIRTNN